In one Erythrobacteraceae bacterium WH01K genomic region, the following are encoded:
- a CDS encoding cytochrome P450, translating into MATAAPERTQWTRSPKAHEALKRHFDEHPEAKPSHPEKYDTSRSDIYVENRWEPIFKEMRAEGPVHYIKESPFGPYWSIVGHKAIQHVEALPELFSSSWEHGGITILNRLDDDELEEGQERFELPMFIAMDRPKHTGQRRTVAPAFTPKEMKRMEDEIRQRTGETLDSLPRGKVFNWVDEVSIPLTTGMLAILFDFPWEDRDLLTFWSDWSGDTELIMAGQELEATRRSIQTEMATYFQHLWAKKSQEEPGADLISMMIHSPAMNQMSPQEFMGNLVLLIVGGNDTTRNTMSGIVHALDKFPDQRKLFEQNPDVIPNAVQECIRYQTPLKHMRRTASEDTGLFGHQIKKGDKVVLWYNSANRDEEVFGDNAEKLQLDRENARRHLAFGYGIHRCVGARLAELQLRILMEEMHARRMRVHVAGDVERVRANFVEGFRVLEVELSEF; encoded by the coding sequence ATGGCAACTGCGGCACCCGAACGCACGCAATGGACCCGTAGCCCCAAGGCGCACGAGGCGCTGAAGCGGCATTTCGACGAGCATCCCGAGGCGAAACCCAGCCACCCCGAAAAATACGACACCAGCCGCAGCGACATCTATGTCGAGAACCGGTGGGAGCCGATTTTCAAGGAGATGCGGGCCGAGGGTCCCGTGCATTACATCAAGGAAAGCCCCTTCGGCCCCTATTGGAGCATCGTCGGACACAAGGCGATCCAGCATGTCGAGGCACTGCCCGAGCTGTTCTCCTCCAGCTGGGAACATGGCGGCATCACCATCCTGAACCGGCTCGACGACGACGAGCTGGAAGAGGGGCAGGAGCGATTCGAACTGCCGATGTTCATCGCCATGGACCGGCCCAAGCATACCGGACAGCGCCGCACCGTCGCCCCCGCCTTCACGCCGAAGGAAATGAAGCGGATGGAAGACGAGATCCGCCAGCGCACCGGCGAAACGCTCGATTCGCTGCCCCGCGGCAAGGTTTTCAACTGGGTCGACGAGGTGTCCATCCCCCTCACCACCGGGATGCTGGCCATCCTGTTCGACTTCCCGTGGGAAGACCGCGACCTGCTGACCTTCTGGTCCGACTGGTCGGGCGATACCGAACTGATCATGGCGGGGCAGGAACTGGAAGCAACGCGGCGCAGCATCCAGACCGAGATGGCGACCTATTTCCAGCACCTCTGGGCGAAAAAATCGCAGGAGGAACCGGGCGCCGACCTCATCTCCATGATGATCCACTCGCCCGCCATGAACCAGATGAGCCCGCAGGAATTCATGGGCAATCTGGTCCTGCTGATCGTCGGCGGGAATGACACCACGCGCAACACGATGAGCGGCATCGTCCACGCGCTCGACAAGTTTCCGGACCAGCGCAAGCTGTTCGAACAGAACCCGGACGTCATTCCCAATGCGGTTCAGGAATGCATCCGCTACCAGACGCCGCTGAAGCACATGCGCCGCACGGCCAGCGAGGATACCGGGCTGTTCGGCCACCAGATCAAGAAGGGCGACAAGGTCGTCCTGTGGTACAATTCGGCCAATCGGGACGAGGAAGTCTTCGGCGACAATGCGGAAAAGCTGCAGCTGGACCGCGAGAATGCGCGCCGCCACCTCGCCTTCGGTTACGGCATCCACCGCTGTGTCGGTGCGAGGCTGGCCGAATTGCAGCTGCGTATCCTGATGGAGGAGATGCACGCCCGCCGGATGCGCGTCCACGTCGCGGGCGATGTCGAGCGCGTGCGGGCCAATTTCGTGGAAGGGTTCCGGGTGCTGGAGGTCGAGCTCTCCGAGTTCTGA
- a CDS encoding ABC transporter permease: MTQQGAAPATAGRLSLWQAAFVVARRDFLAILLSKAFVFFLIGPLFFVGISMAAGALGSRAAESVTPPGLAVALDSPAERLALARAHKRLDPLVSLPPVTTIEDGRTPDALLADRSANFAGVLTGTLARPRLTGTEANIEAWKGEVALLAAEAAGADGFSASGTNGAVPEVLLTPRESSVAAERRGNKATATAGITLLFLLSMLLAGMVLSNLVEEKGNKIIEILAASIPMDAVFLGKLFAMLAVSFVGISVWGALALVFVGAGAGEMPFVSSPAIGWPAFVLLFLVYFALAYLLVGSVFLTVGAMAPTVRDVQTLSMPATILQLLVFFIASFAVSDVGGAVETLALIFPLSSPYAMLSRAAQFDTLWWHALGIAWQLVWVGIFVRAGSTLFRRKVMQSGPARGGKGWLRRRLS; this comes from the coding sequence ATGACGCAGCAAGGAGCCGCACCTGCAACCGCCGGACGCCTGTCGCTGTGGCAGGCCGCCTTCGTCGTGGCACGGCGCGATTTCCTTGCCATCCTGCTGAGCAAGGCCTTCGTCTTCTTCCTCATCGGCCCGCTGTTCTTCGTCGGCATCAGCATGGCGGCAGGCGCATTGGGGTCGCGCGCTGCCGAAAGCGTGACGCCGCCCGGCCTCGCCGTGGCGCTGGACAGTCCTGCAGAGCGCTTGGCCCTTGCCCGGGCGCACAAGCGGCTCGACCCGCTCGTTTCCCTGCCCCCCGTCACCACCATCGAGGATGGACGAACACCGGATGCATTGCTGGCCGACCGTTCCGCGAATTTCGCAGGAGTGCTGACCGGGACGCTCGCGCGCCCGCGCCTGACGGGAACGGAGGCGAATATCGAGGCGTGGAAGGGCGAGGTCGCCTTGCTCGCCGCCGAAGCAGCCGGCGCGGACGGCTTTTCCGCATCTGGGACAAACGGCGCGGTTCCCGAAGTCCTGCTGACCCCGCGCGAAAGCAGCGTCGCGGCCGAACGCCGGGGCAACAAGGCGACGGCGACCGCCGGCATCACGCTCCTGTTCCTGCTGTCGATGCTGCTCGCCGGGATGGTCCTGTCCAATCTTGTCGAGGAGAAGGGCAACAAGATCATCGAGATCCTTGCAGCCTCCATCCCGATGGATGCGGTCTTCCTGGGCAAACTGTTTGCCATGCTGGCCGTCAGCTTCGTCGGAATATCGGTGTGGGGCGCGCTGGCGCTGGTCTTCGTAGGCGCGGGCGCCGGGGAAATGCCCTTCGTATCCTCGCCCGCGATCGGCTGGCCTGCCTTCGTCCTTCTGTTCCTCGTCTATTTCGCCCTCGCCTACCTGCTGGTGGGCAGCGTGTTCCTGACCGTAGGCGCGATGGCGCCGACCGTGCGCGACGTGCAGACATTGTCCATGCCGGCCACCATCCTGCAATTGCTGGTCTTCTTCATCGCCAGCTTCGCAGTGTCCGATGTCGGCGGCGCGGTAGAGACCCTCGCGCTGATCTTCCCGCTCAGTTCGCCCTACGCGATGCTGTCGCGCGCGGCGCAGTTCGACACGCTATGGTGGCACGCGCTGGGCATCGCCTGGCAGCTCGTCTGGGTCGGCATTTTCGTGCGGGCCGGATCGACCCTGTTCCGCCGGAAGGTCATGCAGAGCGGCCCCGCGCGCGGTGGCAAGGGCTGGCTACGCCGCCGCCTCTCCTGA
- a CDS encoding ATP-binding cassette domain-containing protein: MDRFVTGPVAGPLAIEARGLVKRFDGVAAVNGVDIAVPEGAIYGILGPNGAGKTTTLRMLLGIIDPDEGVRRIFGHERPHDIGRMIGYLPEERGLYPSMKTVDAIAFMGALRGVPQAEGRRRGRELMEAHGLGHAVEKQIRQLSKGMAQTVQLLGTLVHRPRLVVLDEPFSGLDAINQGKLERMIRVLADDGVTVIFSTHVIHHAERLCEGVAIIAGGQVPYAGSVDEARDRIPAQVKLETRAGEGAWRQALPRDARHEHKPGTTGENSHFWYFPLPETGVETLLRALIEGEAGILSLSIERAGLHDAFVEIAGEAAARAMEADAAEGKTGGAAS, from the coding sequence TCGATATCGCTGTTCCGGAAGGCGCGATCTACGGCATTCTCGGCCCCAATGGCGCGGGCAAGACCACCACGCTGCGCATGCTGCTGGGCATTATCGACCCTGACGAGGGCGTGCGCCGTATATTCGGCCATGAACGCCCGCACGATATCGGGCGCATGATCGGCTATCTGCCCGAAGAGCGCGGGCTGTATCCGTCGATGAAGACGGTGGACGCGATTGCCTTCATGGGCGCGCTGCGCGGCGTTCCCCAGGCGGAGGGCCGCCGGAGGGGGCGCGAACTGATGGAAGCGCACGGCCTCGGCCATGCGGTGGAAAAGCAGATCCGCCAGCTGTCCAAGGGGATGGCGCAGACCGTCCAGCTTCTCGGCACGCTGGTCCACCGCCCGCGCCTCGTCGTGCTGGACGAACCGTTTTCCGGGCTCGACGCGATCAACCAGGGCAAGCTGGAACGCATGATCCGCGTCCTGGCCGATGACGGCGTGACGGTCATTTTCTCCACCCATGTCATCCATCATGCGGAGCGCCTGTGCGAAGGTGTGGCCATCATCGCGGGCGGACAGGTGCCCTATGCCGGCAGTGTCGACGAGGCGCGCGACCGCATCCCGGCGCAGGTAAAGCTGGAAACGCGCGCCGGTGAGGGGGCTTGGCGGCAAGCCTTGCCAAGGGATGCGCGGCACGAGCACAAGCCTGGGACGACCGGCGAAAACAGCCATTTCTGGTATTTCCCACTCCCCGAAACCGGGGTCGAAACCTTGCTGCGCGCCCTGATCGAAGGCGAGGCGGGCATCCTTTCGCTCAGCATAGAACGCGCAGGCCTGCACGATGCTTTCGTCGAGATCGCGGGCGAGGCAGCGGCACGCGCGATGGAAGCCGATGCTGCCGAGGGTAAGACGGGGGGAGCCGCTTCATGA